A genomic segment from bacterium encodes:
- a CDS encoding pentapeptide repeat-containing protein, whose product MTRPASEYELFEQQTFEKIDFTRRKPVRGSYENCTFLHCNFEKADLSGFNFLECTFSHCNLSLANIADATIKETVFNESKLLGIVFEKCNAALFSADFEKSDLSMSSFIKLKLKKIRFKGCNLRDTDFAYADLSAAVFDGCDLAGAKFDRTILEKADLRTSYHFSIDPEANRIRKAKFSMQGALDLLTKYDIEID is encoded by the coding sequence ATGACCCGCCCTGCTTCTGAATACGAATTATTTGAACAGCAAACCTTTGAGAAAATCGACTTCACTCGCCGCAAACCCGTCCGCGGCAGTTATGAAAACTGCACGTTCCTCCATTGCAATTTTGAAAAAGCCGATCTATCCGGTTTCAATTTCCTGGAGTGTACATTCAGTCATTGTAACTTGAGTCTCGCCAATATTGCCGATGCCACGATCAAAGAAACAGTCTTCAACGAATCCAAATTGCTCGGTATTGTTTTTGAAAAATGTAATGCTGCGTTATTTTCGGCAGATTTTGAAAAATCCGATTTGAGCATGTCGTCATTCATTAAATTAAAGCTTAAAAAAATCCGGTTCAAAGGCTGCAATTTACGTGACACGGATTTTGCGTACGCCGATTTAAGCGCGGCCGTATTCGACGGTTGCGATCTAGCCGGAGCGAAATTCGACAGGACTATTTTGGAAAAAGCCGACTTGCGGACGTCGTATCATTTCTCCATCGATCCGGAAGCCAACCGGATTCGCAAAGCGAAATTTTCAATGCAGGGCGCTCTCGACTTATTGACCAAATACGATATTGAAATCGATTGA
- a CDS encoding nuclear transport factor 2 family protein: MKLIPLFLAAILIAACANPITFEETKAKIKAQNEKLHQVVATKNTDLLKEVYADDANFLAPGLGIVQGRDSIIALWKDGLDDVLEMHSETIDIGGTTDVVYEVGIVENKIRSADTVFISRAKYSNVWVRDTQGNYRLTVDIWNKMN, encoded by the coding sequence ATGAAATTGATCCCGTTATTTCTTGCCGCTATCCTGATTGCCGCGTGTGCCAATCCGATCACTTTCGAGGAAACGAAAGCCAAGATCAAAGCTCAGAACGAAAAACTGCATCAGGTCGTCGCCACGAAAAACACCGATTTGCTCAAAGAAGTGTACGCCGACGATGCCAATTTTCTTGCGCCCGGGTTAGGTATTGTGCAAGGCCGCGACAGCATTATCGCGTTATGGAAAGACGGATTGGACGACGTGCTGGAAATGCATTCCGAAACCATTGACATCGGCGGCACGACGGATGTCGTGTACGAAGTCGGGATCGTCGAAAACAAAATCCGTTCGGCCGATACCGTTTTCATTTCCCGCGCTAAATACAGCAATGTCTGGGTGCGCGATACTCAAGGCAACTACCGCCTCACGGTAGACATCTGGAATAAAATGAATTGA
- a CDS encoding DUF3332 domain-containing protein, producing MKRLFRKIALLMTLVLSISAVSGCYGGFALTKKIYKWNGTVGSKFVNSLVMWGLFILPVYEICGVVDFLILNTIEFWQGSNPMAMKPGEKETRTVAIKDQEFEITATQNRFDITALSGEHAGVTSTLVYDPATQAWYWQAEDGLKKIAQFNPHGEELVQFINPNSK from the coding sequence ATGAAACGCTTATTCAGGAAGATCGCGCTTCTGATGACGCTGGTGTTATCTATTTCTGCAGTTTCAGGTTGTTACGGCGGATTTGCACTGACAAAAAAAATTTACAAATGGAACGGAACCGTCGGCAGTAAATTCGTCAATTCGCTCGTCATGTGGGGTTTATTCATTCTACCGGTGTACGAAATATGCGGCGTCGTCGATTTCCTGATCCTCAACACCATCGAATTCTGGCAGGGATCGAACCCGATGGCGATGAAACCGGGTGAAAAAGAGACCCGTACGGTCGCGATCAAAGACCAGGAATTCGAAATCACGGCTACGCAAAACCGTTTTGACATTACGGCGTTGTCGGGCGAACATGCCGGTGTGACCAGCACGCTCGTGTATGATCCGGCGACGCAAGCGTGGTATTGGCAAGCCGAAGACGGGCTCAAGAAAATCGCACAATTTAATCCACACGGTGAAGAACTCGTACAGTTTATTAATCCTAACAGTAAGTAA
- a CDS encoding M28 family peptidase codes for MRRYVVACCTLFWFAMALSAQTYKDSDLITADKLKAHLTFISSDLLQGRDTPSPGLDLAAAYIAANLSQWGVKPAGDNGSYFQKVPLYLNKINPSDTYCEIAGARFPFGEFIESSSTAEGSISAEAVYVQHGWIFPKLGIDPYAGIDVKGKIVITHGGYPPKGLDPNDVAGKKGVDFILPYDAAKERGALAVVYVASMYVATNWREFERRATENGSPSLEKNPMIAINAGPKLLQAIFAGEKYSASAIMGAGLLGKYPESFAFTSGKKITVKISFQSGMGATQNVVGLVEGTDLKNEYVAIGAHYDHLGIGAEVNGDKIYNGADDDGSGTVSVLNIAETFAKGQKPKRSILFVWHAGEEIGVCLGSYYFTTHSTVPIDKIVAQLNIDMVGRSKKAGDPGNPVLTGPNELYLIGSKAMSSDLEKISERVNNSFLKLSFNYKYDDVRDPERFFTRSDHYHYSQKGIPIIFYYAGGHDDYHEPSDSIEKIDFMKIQKIARTVYATAWEIASASSRLKVDRTLPDEWQLAK; via the coding sequence ATGAGACGTTACGTCGTTGCATGCTGCACCCTGTTCTGGTTTGCGATGGCCTTGTCGGCCCAGACCTACAAAGATTCCGACCTCATTACGGCGGATAAGCTCAAAGCGCATCTGACCTTCATTTCATCCGATCTGCTTCAGGGACGCGATACACCGTCGCCCGGACTCGATCTTGCCGCCGCCTACATTGCGGCCAATTTATCGCAGTGGGGCGTCAAACCTGCCGGCGATAACGGAAGCTACTTTCAGAAAGTTCCTTTGTACCTGAATAAGATCAATCCGTCCGATACTTATTGTGAAATTGCCGGCGCACGATTTCCGTTTGGCGAATTCATCGAATCCTCGTCTACTGCCGAAGGCTCCATTTCAGCCGAGGCTGTGTATGTTCAGCACGGATGGATATTCCCGAAGCTAGGCATCGATCCTTACGCCGGTATCGACGTGAAAGGCAAAATCGTCATCACGCACGGCGGCTATCCGCCCAAAGGGCTCGATCCGAATGACGTCGCCGGTAAAAAAGGCGTTGACTTCATCTTGCCTTACGACGCCGCCAAAGAACGCGGCGCGCTTGCCGTCGTGTACGTTGCAAGCATGTATGTCGCGACGAACTGGCGTGAATTCGAACGGCGTGCGACCGAAAACGGCAGTCCAAGTCTTGAAAAAAATCCAATGATTGCCATCAATGCCGGTCCGAAGCTTCTACAGGCAATTTTTGCCGGTGAAAAATATTCAGCGTCGGCCATTATGGGCGCAGGATTACTCGGCAAATATCCCGAATCCTTTGCATTCACTTCCGGTAAAAAAATCACCGTCAAAATTTCGTTTCAATCCGGCATGGGCGCTACGCAAAACGTTGTCGGGCTTGTCGAAGGTACGGACCTCAAAAATGAATACGTCGCGATCGGCGCGCATTACGATCACCTTGGCATCGGCGCCGAAGTCAACGGCGATAAAATCTACAACGGCGCGGATGACGACGGTTCCGGCACTGTCAGCGTGCTCAATATCGCCGAAACCTTTGCGAAAGGACAAAAACCCAAACGCTCGATTCTTTTCGTATGGCATGCGGGCGAGGAAATCGGCGTCTGTCTCGGCTCGTATTACTTCACGACTCATTCCACCGTCCCGATCGACAAGATTGTCGCGCAGCTTAACATCGACATGGTCGGCCGCAGTAAAAAAGCCGGCGATCCCGGCAATCCTGTTCTTACCGGACCCAACGAACTTTATCTCATCGGTTCCAAAGCCATGAGTTCCGACCTCGAAAAAATCAGCGAGCGCGTCAATAATTCATTCCTCAAACTTTCATTCAATTATAAATACGATGACGTACGCGATCCGGAAAGATTTTTCACGCGCAGCGATCATTATCATTACTCGCAGAAAGGCATTCCGATTATATTTTATTACGCCGGTGGGCATGACGATTATCACGAACCGTCCGATTCCATCGAAAAAATCGATTTTATGAAAATTCAGAAAATCGCGCGTACGGTTTATGCAACCGCATGGGAAATCGCCAGCGCCTCTTCCCGTCTCAAAGTCGATCGGACATTGCCGGATGAATGGCAATTAGCGAAATAG